One Hippea jasoniae genomic region harbors:
- a CDS encoding transposase codes for QEGLQDSLQFYYFPQIDKRKISSTNALERINEEIRRRSRVVSIFPSKESYLRLIVSYLMEYTEDWLAERSYIHPQKLQEVMDKFQDRFKVA; via the coding sequence CAGGAAGGTCTTCAAGATTCTCTACAATTTTACTATTTTCCGCAAATAGATAAGCGAAAAATAAGTTCAACCAATGCATTGGAACGCATAAATGAAGAAATACGCAGACGTTCAAGGGTAGTGTCTATATTTCCATCTAAGGAATCGTATTTGAGGCTTATTGTGTCATATTTGATGGAATACACAGAAGATTGGTTGGCCGAGAGAAGTTACATACATCCACAGAAATTACAGGAAGTTATGGATAAATTCCAAGACCGGTTTAAGGTAGCATAG